A genome region from Polyodon spathula isolate WHYD16114869_AA chromosome 19, ASM1765450v1, whole genome shotgun sequence includes the following:
- the LOC121295099 gene encoding LRP chaperone MESD-like — MASPKWSCVLFLLCVTIFCIVTANDVKNQKPKKKKDIRDYNDADMARLLEEWERDDDIEEGDLPEHKRSPPPIDFSKVDPKKPEELLKLSKKGKTLMVFASVSGNPTEKETEEITSLWQGSLFNANYDVQRFVVGSNRAIFMLRDGGYAWEIKDFLVNQERCSEVTVEGQVFPGKGAEKKGKQEEEKNKINPDKKKKKKKKEKEESKESKFHKENNKANKNKVEL; from the exons ATGGCGTCCCCCAAGTGGAGttgtgtgttgtttctgttgtGCGTAACTATTTTTTGCATAGTGACAGCAAACGATGTCAAAAATCaaaaacccaaaaagaaaaaggacatcAGGGATTATAATGATGCAGATATGGCAAGGCTGCTGGAAGAGTGGGAG AGAGATGATGATATTGAAGAGGGCGATCTCCCAGAACACAAAAGATCACCCCCGCCTATCGACTTTTCTAAAGTGGATCCAAAAAAGCCTGAAGAGCTTCTGAAGTTGTCTAAGAAAGGGAAGACACTGATGGTCTTTGCATCTGTCTCAGGAAATCCCACTGAAAAGGAGACTGAGGAGATCACCAGCCTGTGGCAGGGCAGCCTCTTCAATGCGAACTATGATGTTCAAAG ATTCGTTGTGGGCTCTAACCGTGCCATCTTCATGCTGCGGGACGGGGGCTACGCGTGGGAGATCAAAGACTTCCTTGTTAACCAGGAGCGCTGCTCCGAGGTGACTGTAGAGGGTCAGGTGTTCCCTGGGAAAGGAGCGGAAAAGAAGGGCaagcaggaggaggagaagaacaAGATCAACCcagacaagaagaagaagaagaagaagaaggagaaggaagAAAGCAAGGAATCAAAATTCCACAAAGAGAATAATAAggctaacaaaaacaaagtagagTTGTGA
- the tlnrd1 gene encoding talin rod domain-containing protein 1, producing MQKSKINQLDHPTMASSGSGKSTSEGSSSHLSGSGGSQQRKKLSSFCDTCKSKMQLVADLLLLSSETRPVVNTDGLYVAETFEKCRDTVIARTKELSILTHDIQSQLNMGKFTEVGDRLMEMGDLVVSLTEYSAHAAYLAAVETPGSQPALPGLVDRYKVTRCRHEVEQSCGILRTTALGELTPQLLLEVSQNISKNLKTLTDACVLASDKSKDKFAKEQFKLSVKCMSTSATALLACVKEVKTSPSELTRNRCVLFSGPLVQSVHALVGFATEPQFLGKAATINPEGKAVQTAVLGGAMSVVSACVLLTQGLRDVAQHPESSTKMPDYRERLRNSACAVSDGCNLLSQALRDRSSPRTLPPVNSHSVN from the exons ATGCAG AAATCCAAAATAAATCAGCTTGACCACCCTACTATGGCTAGTAGTGGCTCGGGCAAATCTACTAGCGAGGGTTCATCCAGCCATCTCAGCGGCAGCGGCGGCTCACAACAGAGGAAAAAACTCTCCTCCTTTTGTGATACCTGCAAAAGCAAGATGCAGCTGGTGGCGGATTTGCTTCTGTTGTCCAGTGAGACGAGACCGGTCGTAAATACAGATGGCCTTTATGTCGCCGAGACTTTTGAGAAGTGCAGGGATACCGTCATCGCCAGGACCAAGGAACTTTCCATCCTGACGCACGATATCCAGAGCCAGCTCAACATGGGCAAGTTCACCGAGGTAGGGGACCGGCTGATGGAAATGGGGGACCTGGTGGTCTCATTGACTGAGTATTCAGCGCACGCTGCTTACCTGGCTGCAGTGGAGACCCCAGGCTCCCAGCCTGCTCTACCGGGCTTAGTGGATCGCTACAAAGTGACCCGGTGCAGGCATGAAGTGGAGCAAAGCTGTGGCATCCTGAGGACCACCGCGTTAGGAGAGCTGACCCCACAGCTTTTACTGGAGGTGTCTCAAAACATCTCAAAAAACCTAAAGACCCTGACAGATGCCTGTGTCCTGGCCAGTGATAAATCCAAAGACAAGTTTGCCAAGGAGCAGTTTAAACTGAGCGTGAAGTGTATGAGTACCAGTGCCACTGCCCTCCTGGCCTGCGTTAAAGAGGTGAAAACATCTCCCAGTGAACTGACAAGGAACAGGTGCGTCCTGTTCAGCGGACCTTTGGTGCAGTCTGTGCATGCCTTGGTGGGCTTTGCTACTGAGCCCCAGTTTTTGGGCAAAGCTGCCACCATCAACCCCGAGGGGAAGGCAGTGCAGACTGCGGTTCTCGGAGGCGCCATGAGTGTGGTTTCAGCTTGTGTGCTCCTGACTCAAGGTCTCAGGGATGTAGCCCAACATCCAGAAAGTAGCACCAAGATGCCTGATTACAGGGAGCGATTGCGGAATTCTGCTTGTGCCGTCTCCGATGGATGCAACTTGCTATCTCAGGCACTAAGGGACAGATCTTCACCCAGGACTTTACCGCCAGTTAATTCCCATTCTGTGaattaa